The Thermithiobacillus plumbiphilus genome has a window encoding:
- the rfaD gene encoding ADP-glyceromanno-heptose 6-epimerase — MYIVTGGAGFIGANIVKGLNARGERDILVVDDLSSGDKFRNLMDCEISDYVDKDLFLQWLEKGKLPNAAAVFHEGACSDTMEPDGRYMMNNNYEYSKTLLAWCQAQRVPLLYASSASVYGAGRIFEERREHEAPLNVYGYSKFQFDQFVRRVLPVATAPIVGFRYFNVYGPREQHKGRMASVAFHFFNQMREHGRVRLFQGSDGYADGEQRRDFVYIDDVVKVNFHFLERPDLSGIFNLGTGQAQSFNEVAVAVVNAVDALRNPSSGSRELQALQQEKIIEYIPMPVALHGKYQSFTQASISALRAAGYQDSFHPVQEGVMQYVRWMDAQAQ, encoded by the coding sequence ATGTACATAGTCACAGGCGGAGCCGGTTTCATCGGGGCCAATATCGTCAAGGGTCTGAACGCGCGCGGTGAACGCGACATCCTGGTGGTGGATGATCTGAGCAGCGGGGACAAATTCCGCAACCTGATGGACTGCGAAATCAGCGACTACGTCGACAAGGACCTTTTCCTGCAATGGCTGGAGAAGGGAAAGCTGCCCAATGCTGCGGCGGTGTTTCACGAAGGGGCCTGCTCCGACACCATGGAGCCGGACGGCCGCTACATGATGAACAACAACTATGAGTACTCCAAGACCCTGCTGGCCTGGTGTCAGGCGCAACGTGTGCCGCTGCTGTATGCCTCCAGTGCCTCGGTCTATGGCGCGGGAAGGATATTCGAGGAACGGCGTGAGCACGAGGCGCCGCTGAACGTGTACGGCTACAGCAAGTTCCAGTTCGATCAGTTCGTGCGCCGTGTGCTGCCAGTGGCCACTGCGCCCATTGTGGGCTTTCGATACTTCAACGTTTACGGCCCCCGCGAGCAGCACAAGGGCCGCATGGCCTCGGTGGCCTTTCATTTTTTCAACCAGATGCGTGAGCACGGGCGGGTGCGCCTGTTCCAGGGCAGCGATGGCTACGCCGATGGCGAGCAGCGCCGGGATTTCGTCTACATTGACGATGTGGTGAAGGTCAACTTCCACTTTCTGGAGAGGCCGGACCTGTCGGGTATATTCAACCTGGGCACCGGCCAGGCACAGAGTTTCAATGAAGTGGCGGTAGCGGTAGTCAACGCGGTCGATGCGCTCAGAAATCCTTCGAGCGGGTCGCGCGAATTGCAGGCCCTGCAGCAGGAAAAAATCATCGAATACATTCCCATGCCTGTCGCCCTGCATGGCAAATATCAGAGTTTTACCCAGGCCAGCATCTCGGCCCTGCGCGCAGCCGGTTATCAGGACAGTTTTCATCCCGTCCAGGAGGGTGTGATGCAATATGTCCGCTGGATGGATGCCCAGGCGCAATAA
- a CDS encoding tyrosine-protein phosphatase: MSIRPELKPLSVVQRLRAHLRVFFVDHGIFRSLFYANLHRFGQHAFRSAQPSPRQIQKWSRRHGLRSVVSIRGSGWHEAHMRLEADVCDRLGLRMESLHGFGSRDLPTREDLNRLQQFFQSLDHPVLFHCKSGADRAGFLSVLYLHLHEGVPLELAMRQLRLWPFGHIRQANTGILDHFFDAYLQYQTRHPEVDFMTWVNTVYDREALMRAFRPRFSFSWITDRLLRRE; this comes from the coding sequence ATGTCCATCAGACCTGAACTCAAACCCCTATCCGTTGTGCAGCGTCTGCGTGCCCATCTGCGCGTTTTCTTTGTGGATCACGGCATCTTTCGCAGCCTTTTCTACGCCAATCTGCATCGCTTTGGTCAGCATGCCTTTCGCTCCGCCCAGCCTTCACCCCGGCAGATTCAGAAGTGGTCACGCCGGCATGGTCTACGCAGCGTGGTCAGCATTCGCGGTAGCGGCTGGCATGAGGCACACATGCGCCTGGAGGCCGATGTCTGTGATCGGCTGGGGCTGCGGATGGAGTCCCTGCACGGTTTCGGCTCGCGTGACCTGCCGACCCGCGAGGACCTGAACCGACTTCAGCAGTTTTTTCAGAGCCTGGATCATCCGGTCCTGTTTCATTGCAAGTCCGGCGCGGACCGGGCCGGCTTTCTGAGCGTGCTCTATCTGCATCTGCACGAGGGCGTGCCACTGGAGCTGGCAATGCGGCAACTGCGGCTCTGGCCCTTTGGCCATATCCGGCAGGCCAATACCGGCATTCTGGATCACTTTTTTGATGCCTATCTCCAGTACCAAACGCGCCATCCCGAGGTCGATTTCATGACTTGGGTCAATACCGTGTATGATCGCGAGGCCCTGATGCGCGCTTTCCGGCCCCGCTTCAGCTTCAGTTGGATCACGGATCGTTTGCTACGCCGGGAGTGA
- the waaC gene encoding lipopolysaccharide heptosyltransferase I — translation MNVLLVKLSSLGDVLHLLPALTDLHRRMPGQQVDWLVEPAFAEIPAWHPVVRHVIPVGLRRLKKTWWGAPSMLLQLRRTLGAQDYTYVVDAQGLVKSAVLARLAGVPVFGLDASSARESLASRFYQRGFAVERHEHAITRNRQLLAQVFDYSLDDLPLDYGLGAFRRQLRAGQREDLAGFVGEPFIVGLHGTTWDTKHWPEPYWQQLARLCAQEGLRLLLPWGNAAEQARAQRIQQVNPGSVMVLPSLDLHRLAWLLVRAEGFVGVDTGLAHLAAALDVPGVSLYGPTDPVRTGVMGLSQHVLAGATPCAPCLKRHCNQPRTAEGLVACQASLMPEAAMAALKQVRVN, via the coding sequence ATGAACGTGCTGCTCGTTAAGCTCTCCTCGCTTGGCGATGTCTTGCACCTTCTGCCGGCCTTGACCGATCTGCACCGCCGGATGCCGGGGCAACAGGTGGACTGGCTGGTGGAACCGGCTTTCGCCGAGATCCCTGCCTGGCACCCGGTGGTGCGGCATGTAATTCCTGTCGGCTTGCGCCGACTCAAGAAAACCTGGTGGGGTGCCCCTTCCATGCTTTTGCAACTGCGCAGAACCCTCGGCGCCCAAGATTACACGTATGTTGTCGATGCCCAAGGGCTGGTCAAGAGTGCGGTGCTGGCGCGTCTGGCCGGAGTGCCGGTGTTCGGGCTCGATGCTTCCAGTGCCCGCGAGTCGCTGGCCAGCCGATTCTACCAGCGCGGCTTTGCTGTCGAGCGCCATGAGCATGCCATTACGCGGAACCGGCAGCTTCTGGCGCAGGTATTTGACTACTCCCTGGATGACTTGCCGCTGGACTATGGTCTGGGTGCCTTCCGGAGGCAGTTGCGCGCCGGGCAGCGGGAAGATCTGGCAGGCTTTGTTGGTGAGCCCTTCATTGTGGGCCTGCATGGCACGACTTGGGACACCAAACACTGGCCAGAGCCGTACTGGCAGCAACTGGCCCGGCTTTGTGCCCAGGAAGGTTTGCGCTTACTCCTGCCCTGGGGCAATGCAGCCGAGCAGGCGCGCGCCCAACGGATCCAGCAGGTGAATCCTGGTAGCGTGATGGTCCTCCCGAGTCTGGATCTGCACAGGCTGGCCTGGTTGCTGGTTCGCGCTGAAGGGTTCGTTGGCGTGGATACCGGCCTGGCGCATCTGGCCGCCGCCCTGGATGTGCCTGGTGTATCTCTGTACGGCCCGACTGATCCTGTGCGCACCGGTGTGATGGGCCTTTCCCAGCATGTGCTGGCGGGGGCCACCCCCTGTGCGCCCTGTCTCAAGCGCCACTGCAATCAGCCCCGGACTGCCGAGGGTCTGGTTGCCTGTCAGGCGAGCCTTATGCCCGAAGCGGCCATGGCAGCGCTCAAGCAAGTTCGCGTAAACTAG
- a CDS encoding glycosyltransferase family 2 protein produces MTGFEAPNISIVLIAFNEEKQIGSGLRSILSLSRDIVVVDSGSCDGTVSIARNLGARVFQREWPGFGLQKQFAVEQARHDWVLVMDADEILLPESLSTIRKALADKSLPAGFRLPRRNYLHDKHIQFGDWGRDRVLRLVNRRQGHFTPDLVHERWETSGRVADLNAPLAHYSFENYKAMLAKLDHYSDLNAARLLACGRRVRAHEPLAHAAAAFLKGYVARLGFLDGTEGAAIALTSALGSFMKYAKALEMQNQQTDERAAR; encoded by the coding sequence ATGACGGGATTTGAAGCTCCTAATATAAGTATAGTTCTGATTGCTTTTAATGAAGAGAAACAAATTGGATCTGGCCTTCGTAGCATACTCTCTTTGTCACGGGACATTGTTGTGGTGGATTCTGGCAGTTGCGACGGTACAGTGTCGATTGCAAGGAACTTGGGAGCACGCGTATTTCAGCGCGAGTGGCCGGGCTTCGGCTTGCAGAAACAGTTCGCGGTGGAACAAGCACGTCATGATTGGGTTCTGGTGATGGATGCTGATGAAATTTTATTACCAGAATCTTTGTCCACAATACGGAAGGCACTTGCAGATAAGTCCTTGCCGGCGGGTTTCCGGCTGCCCCGGCGCAACTATCTTCATGACAAGCACATCCAATTCGGCGATTGGGGCCGCGATCGGGTACTTCGATTGGTAAATAGGCGGCAAGGGCATTTCACACCTGATCTCGTACACGAGCGTTGGGAGACTTCTGGCCGCGTGGCAGATCTGAACGCTCCGCTGGCCCATTATTCCTTTGAGAACTACAAAGCGATGCTGGCCAAACTCGATCACTATTCCGATCTGAATGCCGCCAGGCTGCTGGCCTGCGGCCGCCGAGTGCGCGCCCACGAACCGCTGGCCCATGCTGCGGCAGCTTTTCTCAAAGGGTATGTGGCGCGATTGGGTTTCCTGGATGGTACGGAAGGTGCAGCCATCGCGCTTACCTCGGCCTTGGGTTCCTTCATGAAATACGCCAAGGCCTTGGAAATGCAGAATCAACAGACTGATGAACGTGCTGCTCGTTAA
- a CDS encoding O-antigen ligase family protein produces the protein MKIEELRIEAPFYALFLTAASIPISTAASSIFGGIFFAAYLWSGFWRRRGAIFGCEWAIPVLFLIVVNLAGLFWTEDLPRGFELVSKLHFFLYALLGITLPWNRMLLRKFVMFLLLGWLLNAAVGLLQILHLFPWRPMNPELGPIGYPHHGTLGLYLSFILIWLLFEIKTPDLLQRKHSIALAVIFFAQLAMTGGRIGQVLFLLALPLSVWILFPNKMRLYAAATGLLAMIAIGLSPQVESRFKVGVDDVKEYMRGNPVSSIGLRFVMWDGAFVMGMNNPLFGVGTGDYGEEMENLQRAGAIPQTGGVPFDNPHSNLLAYFSALGLIGLLVFLIFNLSLFKDAWKSRGSSLGWFKLSYYFHFTVAGVLAATSMWDFASVLGLGLVMSLPASVAVTSDSA, from the coding sequence ATGAAGATTGAAGAGCTTCGTATTGAAGCGCCGTTTTACGCTCTTTTTCTGACCGCTGCATCTATCCCTATTTCAACGGCGGCTTCCAGTATATTTGGTGGGATTTTCTTTGCAGCTTATCTGTGGTCTGGGTTCTGGAGAAGAAGGGGTGCTATATTTGGGTGCGAATGGGCAATCCCAGTACTTTTCCTCATTGTTGTTAATCTCGCTGGTCTGTTTTGGACTGAGGATCTGCCTAGAGGTTTTGAACTGGTTTCAAAGCTGCATTTCTTTTTGTATGCTTTGCTGGGAATAACGTTGCCTTGGAACAGGATGCTGTTGCGTAAGTTTGTAATGTTTCTGCTCTTAGGCTGGCTTCTTAACGCAGCGGTCGGGCTGTTGCAGATTCTTCACTTGTTTCCTTGGCGCCCCATGAATCCTGAACTCGGGCCTATCGGATATCCTCATCATGGTACACTTGGGCTTTATTTGAGCTTCATTCTGATATGGCTTTTGTTTGAGATTAAAACTCCAGATCTTCTGCAAAGAAAACATTCGATAGCTTTAGCCGTAATCTTCTTTGCCCAGTTGGCTATGACAGGCGGGCGTATAGGGCAGGTTTTGTTCTTGTTGGCTTTGCCACTCTCCGTGTGGATATTATTCCCTAATAAAATGCGACTTTATGCGGCAGCCACTGGTTTGCTTGCGATGATTGCAATCGGGCTTTCTCCTCAGGTCGAGTCGAGATTCAAGGTTGGTGTCGATGATGTTAAGGAGTACATGCGCGGAAATCCTGTATCAAGTATTGGACTTAGGTTCGTGATGTGGGATGGTGCATTTGTAATGGGGATGAATAATCCCTTATTTGGGGTTGGCACGGGAGACTATGGGGAGGAAATGGAGAATCTGCAACGTGCCGGTGCCATCCCACAAACTGGTGGCGTTCCTTTTGATAACCCGCATAGCAATTTGCTGGCCTATTTTTCAGCTCTTGGTCTGATCGGACTACTAGTTTTTTTGATCTTTAACTTGTCTTTGTTCAAAGATGCTTGGAAATCCAGGGGTAGCTCACTGGGTTGGTTTAAGCTGAGTTACTACTTTCATTTCACCGTTGCTGGCGTGCTCGCAGCTACATCGATGTGGGATTTTGCTTCTGTTCTGGGCTTGGGGCTAGTTATGTCTCTCCCCGCCTCAGTCGCGGTTACTTCAGACTCTGCATAG
- a CDS encoding glycosyltransferase family 2 protein, with product MMYKLLTRFGGCDQTSKLKISVIVSTYNWPEALEQVLCGLRDQTLKPFEVIVADDGSGPETAELIKNFAMPFPLHHVWHEDRGFRLAAIRNVGIRKSSGDYLIFMDGDCIPSPTYIQDHAILARRGYWTAAKRILITKKGKRAGVGWDDVRKGAGHWLALWKKGYINRPRRFIHIPGLALASQNRIGSVYGCNMAVWYSDVFRVNGFEESFTSYGGEDGDFSIRLLKAGIQSQHPPFSAMCFHIWHPERSGNNDFLLSNTKKSDSCLAVRGLSCYED from the coding sequence ATGATGTATAAGCTGCTTACCCGCTTTGGGGGTTGTGACCAAACATCGAAACTGAAGATATCAGTTATTGTGAGTACTTACAATTGGCCAGAGGCACTGGAGCAGGTTCTCTGCGGGTTGCGTGATCAAACATTAAAGCCTTTTGAAGTGATTGTAGCAGATGATGGTTCTGGACCAGAAACAGCTGAACTGATTAAAAACTTCGCTATGCCATTCCCACTGCATCATGTTTGGCATGAGGATCGCGGATTCCGGCTGGCTGCCATTAGAAACGTGGGGATTAGAAAGTCGAGTGGTGACTACTTGATATTCATGGATGGAGATTGTATCCCATCTCCTACGTATATTCAGGACCACGCCATTCTTGCGCGTAGAGGTTACTGGACAGCCGCGAAACGTATTCTCATCACCAAGAAAGGTAAACGTGCGGGCGTTGGCTGGGATGATGTCCGTAAAGGGGCTGGACACTGGTTGGCTTTGTGGAAGAAAGGGTACATAAATAGACCTCGCAGGTTCATACATATTCCAGGTTTAGCCCTTGCTAGCCAGAATCGCATTGGCTCAGTTTATGGTTGCAACATGGCTGTCTGGTATAGCGATGTATTCAGGGTCAATGGATTTGAAGAAAGCTTCACCAGTTACGGAGGAGAGGATGGTGACTTTTCTATTCGCCTGCTCAAGGCTGGGATACAATCGCAACACCCGCCTTTTTCTGCGATGTGCTTTCATATCTGGCACCCGGAGAGATCCGGAAACAACGACTTTCTGCTGAGCAACACTAAGAAATCTGATTCCTGTTTGGCTGTCCGCGGGTTGTCCTGCTATGAAGATTGA
- a CDS encoding glycosyltransferase family 2 protein, with the protein MSSNKLLSIAVVISTYNRPEALDEVLKALSMQSRLPDEVIIADDGSGPATRNLVEQFPAPFLLKHVWHPDEGFRLAAIRNRAIEVAQAEYLIFLDGDCLPLHHFVEDHARYARKGRWSQGKRILTTPKGVEKINAETIDSKFHLLLLGARGFFNHPHRLLHIPEFPAHVKKSERGVRGCNMGMWYEDVLKVKGFDEAYVGWGLEDSDLAVRLSKIDIVRQDLPFAGQVIHLWHPEHPRHNLEEKKVMLNEIRRSDRVEARQGVRSSNDV; encoded by the coding sequence ATGAGCAGTAACAAACTTCTATCCATAGCAGTGGTTATTTCAACATATAACCGCCCGGAAGCGCTGGACGAAGTGCTTAAAGCGTTATCTATGCAGTCTCGCCTACCAGATGAAGTAATCATTGCGGATGATGGTTCTGGCCCAGCTACGCGCAATCTGGTGGAACAGTTTCCGGCTCCCTTTCTTTTGAAGCATGTGTGGCATCCTGATGAAGGTTTCCGGTTGGCTGCAATTCGTAATCGAGCGATTGAGGTTGCTCAAGCTGAGTATCTGATCTTTTTGGATGGAGATTGTCTGCCACTACACCATTTTGTAGAAGATCATGCTCGTTATGCTCGCAAAGGCCGGTGGTCTCAAGGGAAACGGATTCTAACCACGCCGAAAGGGGTGGAGAAAATAAACGCAGAAACAATTGATAGCAAATTTCATCTTTTGCTATTAGGAGCGAGAGGATTTTTTAATCACCCTCATAGATTGCTCCACATACCCGAATTTCCGGCTCATGTAAAAAAAAGCGAGCGCGGAGTTCGTGGCTGCAACATGGGTATGTGGTATGAGGATGTCCTGAAGGTGAAAGGGTTTGATGAAGCGTATGTGGGTTGGGGATTGGAAGATTCTGATCTTGCCGTCAGGCTAAGCAAGATTGATATCGTTCGCCAAGATTTACCCTTTGCAGGTCAAGTGATTCATCTGTGGCATCCTGAGCATCCGCGGCACAACCTGGAGGAAAAAAAGGTTATGCTCAATGAAATCAGGAGGAGTGACCGAGTCGAGGCTCGCCAAGGAGTAAGATCTTCCAATGATGTATAA
- a CDS encoding glycosyltransferase family 2 protein has protein sequence MNTLALSLVIPLYNEVENVEALFSALENALQGLEFEAILVDDGSLDGTAEALDAGAQRLGSRYKVIHLQRNFGQTAAMQAGIDAAEGEIIVTLDGDLQNDPVDIPMLVKLLHERDMDVVAGWRKNRQDGLVLRKIPSRIANWLIGSMTGVRLHDYGCTLKAYRANVLKPIRLYGEMHRFIPAWLATQTYTNRIIEVPVRHHPRVAGQSKYGISRTLRVVVDLLFVKFFMRFNQRPMHFFGAIGLLFLLLGTLMLSYLFMLKLFTGADIGGRPMLIGGVLFVIAGFQWLSTGLMGEMLSRVYYESQGKRSYVVRRVVNIDPDRTKCGI, from the coding sequence ATGAATACACTTGCTCTCTCTCTGGTCATTCCACTTTACAACGAAGTGGAGAACGTCGAAGCCCTCTTCTCGGCCCTGGAAAACGCGCTTCAAGGCCTGGAATTCGAGGCCATTCTGGTGGACGACGGCAGCCTCGATGGCACTGCCGAGGCTCTGGATGCTGGCGCCCAGCGCCTGGGCTCCCGCTACAAGGTCATCCACCTGCAGCGCAATTTCGGCCAGACGGCCGCCATGCAGGCCGGCATCGACGCCGCCGAAGGCGAGATCATCGTCACGCTGGACGGAGACCTGCAGAACGATCCCGTCGACATCCCCATGCTGGTGAAGCTCCTGCATGAGCGCGACATGGACGTGGTCGCCGGCTGGCGCAAGAATCGTCAGGACGGCCTGGTGCTGCGCAAGATCCCCTCGCGCATCGCCAACTGGCTCATCGGCAGCATGACCGGCGTGCGCCTGCATGATTACGGCTGCACCCTGAAGGCCTATCGCGCCAATGTCCTCAAGCCCATCCGCCTGTATGGCGAGATGCACCGCTTCATTCCGGCCTGGCTGGCGACCCAGACCTATACCAACCGCATCATCGAAGTGCCAGTGCGCCACCATCCGCGCGTGGCCGGCCAGAGCAAATACGGCATCTCGCGCACCCTGCGGGTGGTGGTGGATCTGCTGTTCGTAAAATTCTTCATGCGCTTCAATCAGCGTCCCATGCACTTCTTCGGTGCCATCGGCCTGCTGTTTCTCCTGCTTGGTACGCTGATGCTCAGCTATCTCTTCATGCTCAAGCTCTTTACCGGTGCCGATATTGGTGGGCGACCCATGCTGATCGGTGGTGTGCTGTTTGTCATCGCAGGCTTTCAGTGGCTCAGTACCGGGCTCATGGGCGAGATGCTCTCGCGCGTCTATTATGAGTCACAGGGCAAGCGCAGCTATGTGGTCAGACGGGTGGTGAATATAGATCCAGACCGGACAAAGTGCGGGATCTGA
- a CDS encoding DUF6165 family protein, protein MSILIPGSPGELLDKISILEIKLERIPDQSKQANVAKELDALRVVRAAQIPDTPETLELSEALKAVNMALWDIEDAIRDHEHQQCFDEAFIQLARSVYITNDRRARLKRQINDLLRAEIIEEKSYHAY, encoded by the coding sequence ATGTCTATCCTCATACCCGGATCTCCTGGCGAACTGCTGGACAAGATCAGCATTCTCGAAATCAAGCTGGAACGCATTCCGGACCAGAGCAAACAAGCCAATGTCGCTAAGGAGCTGGACGCCCTGCGAGTTGTCCGGGCAGCGCAGATTCCAGATACACCCGAGACCCTCGAACTCTCAGAGGCCCTGAAGGCTGTCAACATGGCCCTCTGGGATATCGAGGATGCCATCCGCGATCACGAGCACCAACAGTGTTTTGACGAGGCATTCATACAGCTGGCGCGTAGCGTGTATATCACCAATGATCGCCGGGCCCGGCTCAAGCGCCAGATCAATGATCTTCTTCGCGCCGAGATCATCGAGGAGAAGAGCTATCATGCCTATTGA
- a CDS encoding glycosyltransferase family 9 protein encodes MIFFAPRSSRRRAIMPIDAKAPDKILVVRIGAAGDMVMITPALRAILDHFPDSEVALLTSADGKRMLTGFDARVRTFHLCNRKDPLYFWHKHRTLREVRSGNYGAVFCFENNPKIQNFFKDYSCPKYMLRKARGHSSQQLLDAVMEALGGRVTLNRDNYPLHLPVSTQAKAEMTEYLRTQGIDDDTFLIGLHPTFSGIDNPWQRLKRGRHHIWPAEYFGRLGKMLAMHGHVQGRPVQVVANLLPSEQKIGQAVREASNGALRLLIPPPNIERYKAYLQRCDLLVVPNTGPMHMAAAVGTPVVALYSSQSVEDNAPFTAFEKFSVLRAEDTSQPHLGLAAIKPEAVFETCLLQIQKSAKNNPR; translated from the coding sequence ATGATCTTCTTCGCGCCGAGATCATCGAGGAGAAGAGCTATCATGCCTATTGATGCCAAGGCGCCAGACAAGATCCTCGTAGTGCGCATAGGTGCGGCCGGGGACATGGTGATGATCACCCCTGCCCTGCGCGCCATTCTGGACCACTTCCCCGACAGCGAAGTGGCCTTGCTGACCTCGGCCGATGGTAAACGGATGCTGACCGGCTTCGATGCGCGTGTCCGCACCTTTCATCTTTGTAATCGCAAGGACCCGCTTTATTTCTGGCACAAACACCGGACACTCCGCGAGGTGAGATCCGGCAACTATGGTGCGGTGTTCTGCTTTGAGAATAACCCGAAAATCCAGAACTTCTTCAAGGATTACTCCTGCCCGAAATACATGCTGCGCAAGGCCCGCGGTCACTCATCACAGCAATTGCTCGATGCGGTCATGGAAGCGCTTGGGGGACGGGTTACCCTGAATCGGGACAATTATCCCCTGCACTTGCCCGTCAGTACCCAGGCGAAGGCCGAGATGACTGAATATCTGCGGACGCAAGGAATTGATGACGATACCTTTTTGATTGGTCTGCACCCCACGTTCAGCGGTATCGACAATCCCTGGCAACGCCTCAAGCGTGGGCGCCACCATATCTGGCCGGCAGAGTACTTTGGCCGTCTGGGAAAGATGCTGGCCATGCATGGCCATGTGCAAGGCCGACCGGTCCAAGTGGTCGCAAATCTCCTGCCCTCAGAACAAAAGATCGGTCAGGCCGTGCGAGAAGCCAGCAATGGAGCCTTGCGACTGCTGATACCACCACCCAATATCGAGCGGTACAAAGCCTATCTACAACGCTGTGATCTGTTGGTGGTGCCGAATACTGGCCCCATGCACATGGCCGCGGCGGTGGGAACGCCTGTAGTCGCTCTGTATTCCAGCCAGTCCGTTGAGGACAACGCTCCATTTACAGCCTTTGAGAAGTTTTCTGTGCTTCGGGCCGAGGATACGAGCCAGCCGCATCTAGGCCTTGCCGCCATCAAGCCCGAAGCGGTTTTCGAAACCTGTCTGTTACAGATCCAGAAATCCGCCAAAAACAATCCGCGCTGA
- the waaF gene encoding lipopolysaccharide heptosyltransferase II — translation MDYSVASPLRINYRDPRQILVVAPAWVGDMVMAHVLFRLLHRRYPGAAIDLVAPPWTAPLGERMAEIRTAYTLESAHGRLDLKLRHRFAQEIRKVGHDWAIVLPSSFKSALLPYWADIPCRTGYFGEWRLKVLNDRRKLDTKRLPRTIDRFAALGLPPRMPVPSDLPMPQLLLDPIAQRGTLLRLGLATPTRPLLALAPGAEFGPAKRWPLRHFIELARREIAAGWAVWVFGSPKDAEITQAIAEAVPEVVDLGGKTTLLEALDLLGLAQVTVSNDSGLMHVAGAVGSRVVGLFGSSSPAMTPPLGAQAQVLSTGIKCSPCGKRECPRRHHRCMEDLQPEVVAQALNGHVTPVGKPW, via the coding sequence ATGGATTATTCGGTTGCCTCCCCGCTGCGGATCAACTATCGCGACCCCCGGCAGATTCTCGTCGTAGCACCTGCCTGGGTCGGCGACATGGTCATGGCCCATGTCTTGTTTCGCCTGCTCCACCGCCGCTATCCGGGCGCCGCCATCGATCTGGTGGCCCCACCCTGGACCGCGCCACTGGGCGAGCGCATGGCCGAGATCCGCACGGCCTACACCCTGGAAAGCGCCCACGGGCGTCTGGACCTGAAGCTGCGTCACCGCTTCGCCCAGGAAATCCGCAAGGTCGGGCATGACTGGGCCATTGTGCTTCCCAGCAGCTTCAAGTCCGCCCTGCTGCCTTACTGGGCCGACATTCCCTGTCGCACCGGCTATTTCGGCGAGTGGCGTTTGAAGGTGCTCAACGACCGGCGCAAGCTCGACACCAAACGCCTGCCGCGCACCATCGACCGCTTTGCCGCGCTGGGCTTGCCCCCGCGCATGCCCGTGCCTAGTGATCTCCCCATGCCACAACTGCTGCTCGACCCGATCGCCCAGCGCGGCACCCTGCTGCGGCTGGGGCTTGCGACGCCTACCCGGCCGCTGCTGGCCCTGGCGCCCGGCGCCGAGTTTGGGCCCGCCAAGCGCTGGCCCCTGCGCCACTTCATCGAACTCGCCCGGCGCGAAATCGCTGCGGGCTGGGCGGTCTGGGTATTCGGCAGTCCCAAGGATGCGGAAATCACCCAGGCCATTGCCGAGGCCGTGCCCGAGGTGGTGGATCTCGGTGGCAAGACCACCCTGCTCGAAGCGCTGGATCTGCTGGGGCTGGCGCAGGTCACGGTCAGCAATGACTCGGGGCTCATGCACGTGGCCGGCGCGGTCGGCAGCCGGGTGGTGGGGCTGTTCGGCTCCAGCAGTCCGGCCATGACCCCGCCGCTGGGCGCACAGGCACAGGTGCTCTCCACCGGCATCAAATGCAGCCCCTGCGGCAAGCGCGAGTGTCCACGCCGGCATCATCGTTGCATGGAGGATTTGCAGCCCGAGGTCGTGGCACAGGCCCTGAATGGACACGTCACGCCCGTCGGCAAGCCTTGGTGA
- a CDS encoding zinc-finger domain-containing protein — protein MAENITCCDKRYYEIDASELPLRCPLPSMSQWNAHPRVFLPIEETGEYRCPYCGTLYILKGGPVKAGAHY, from the coding sequence GTGGCCGAGAACATCACCTGCTGCGACAAGCGTTACTACGAGATTGACGCATCCGAACTGCCGCTGCGCTGCCCGCTGCCGAGCATGAGCCAGTGGAACGCGCATCCCCGGGTTTTTCTGCCCATCGAGGAAACCGGCGAGTACCGTTGCCCTTATTGCGGAACCCTCTATATTCTCAAGGGCGGGCCAGTGAAGGCCGGCGCGCACTACTAG